One genomic region from Evansella sp. LMS18 encodes:
- a CDS encoding HD-GYP domain-containing protein, with the protein MKVKTEYLIPGCILNEDVYKYTNIPLLKKKTILTNKLISILHIFLIRTVNVENKLVDGSLYKPEELIEEDVYITEEPAIKEESRFISVFLQAVQKYKKLFLNWQSGSKVDLNVIRKEFIPLMRLSPSKEEMIDLHHYGSMKDYHYYHAVAVSVLSVSLGRKYNLSEGELIQLGLSALLADCGMARLPYNVYGQQGPLTSEEYNEVRKHPLLGYKMLEGIPGLTKAALLGVLQHQEREDGSGYPLKTRGKKIHLYAKIIMVCDIYHAMTSERYYRAKQSPYRVLEAISKDNFGKVDHSCLQQFIQLISNLSIGVKVRLNNGWNGTIIYIDESVPMRPLLQVDNNEMINLMNYPDLFIEQQLREEKSSLKPKV; encoded by the coding sequence ATGAAGGTGAAGACAGAATATTTGATTCCAGGCTGCATTCTAAATGAAGATGTTTATAAATATACTAACATCCCGCTATTAAAGAAAAAGACAATCCTTACAAATAAATTAATCAGTATCCTCCATATATTCCTGATACGGACAGTCAATGTGGAAAACAAATTAGTTGACGGGAGTCTTTATAAACCAGAGGAATTAATCGAGGAAGACGTGTATATTACTGAAGAACCTGCCATAAAGGAAGAAAGCAGGTTTATTAGTGTATTTTTACAAGCCGTTCAAAAATACAAAAAACTATTTTTAAACTGGCAGTCTGGATCAAAAGTAGATCTGAATGTTATCAGAAAAGAATTCATACCACTCATGAGACTCTCCCCCTCCAAAGAAGAGATGATTGATCTTCATCACTATGGTTCTATGAAAGATTATCATTATTATCATGCAGTGGCCGTATCGGTTCTCAGTGTTTCCCTTGGCAGGAAATATAACTTATCAGAAGGGGAACTAATTCAATTAGGCCTATCTGCTCTTTTGGCAGACTGCGGGATGGCAAGACTTCCATACAATGTATATGGGCAGCAAGGTCCTTTAACTTCCGAAGAATATAATGAGGTAAGAAAGCACCCCCTCTTAGGTTACAAAATGCTCGAAGGAATACCGGGACTGACTAAAGCGGCACTTCTTGGTGTACTTCAGCACCAGGAGAGAGAAGATGGCAGTGGCTATCCTTTAAAAACAAGAGGGAAGAAAATTCATTTGTATGCGAAAATAATTATGGTATGCGATATTTATCATGCTATGACATCAGAAAGATATTACCGTGCAAAGCAGTCACCATACAGAGTACTGGAAGCTATTAGTAAAGATAACTTTGGTAAGGTAGACCACTCTTGTTTACAGCAATTTATACAGCTTATTTCCAACTTATCTATTGGAGTAAAGGTGCGTTTAAACAACGGGTGGAATGGGACGATAATCTATATTGATGAATCAGTACCTATGAGGCCTCTATTACAAGTGGACAATAATGAAATGATAAATCTCATGAATTATCCAGATCTGTTCATCGAACAGCAGTTGAGAGAGGAGAAGAGTAGTTTAAAACCTAAGGTGTAA